In the Octopus bimaculoides isolate UCB-OBI-ISO-001 chromosome 18, ASM119413v2, whole genome shotgun sequence genome, one interval contains:
- the LOC106881519 gene encoding uncharacterized protein LOC106881519: MVSLMVVSHLYQVTYGHYASNIASSLLLSVALYYAVQEFASITYLLQQLAHGGLMEIHGTRLQGEHTINDEEAVDKVLHLNTPDQVLERLTEKTELGDKFDVRFELAATFGTLQFESLKMIDNNLKIMVAGAISEMNKLNKTSWESLLDSLDRIPYLEMVGERTNFTEDEMSRVTTELLDFSSGEVDYMTVFFTELWFDELIQENMILSEMNINITSLAYYLGKGEQITIKNALLGSDIKRKALMDLAILRFPDIMNPYLTVFMLRFDVLRNSLRLFVVEQTIAAIRCRFNVAKYVPNEEYIKQLREDTRETLMKDIDTLFGI; the protein is encoded by the exons ATGGTTTCGCTGATGGTTGTCTCACATCTATATCAGGTGACCTATGGACATTATGCGAGTAACATTGCATCTAGTCTCCTCCTTAGTGTGGCCTT GTACTACGCAGTTCAAGAATTTGCATCTATA ACCTATCTTCTGCAGCAATTAGCACACGGAGGCTTGATGGAAATCCATGGCACCAGACTTCAAGGAG AACACACTATAAATGATGAAGAAGCGGTGGACAAAGTTCTTCACCTGAACACCCCGGATCAAGTCCTTGAAAGACTTACAGAAAAAACGGAACTTGGCGACAAATTTGACGTCAGGTTTGAACTTGCGGCCACATTCGGGACACTGCAATTCGAATCTTTGAAGATGATCGATAACAATTTAAAA ATAATGGTTGCTGGTGCTATAAGTGAAatgaataagctgaataaaacAAGTTGGGAGAGTCTTTTGGATTCTTTGGACAGAATACCATATTTAGAGATGGTTGGTGAAAGAACAAACTTTACTGAAGATGAGATGTCCCGAGTGACAACGGAATTGCTGGATTTTTCCAGCGGTGAAGTCGACTATATGACG GTCTTCTTCACCGAACTATGGTTTGACGAATTAATACAAGAGAACATGATCTTGAGTGAGATGAACATAAATATTACCAGTTTAGCTTATTATCTCGGAAAAGGGGAACAAATTACGATCAAAAACGCACTTTTGGGCAGTGATATTAAAAGGAAAGCATTGATGGATTTGGCAATTTTACGATTTCCTGATATCATGAATCCATACCTCACT GTGTTTATGCTCCGATTTGACGTTCTAAGAAACTCACTACGCCTTTTCGTCGTAGAACAAACCATCGCCGCGATCCGATGCCGCTTCAACGTCGCTAAGTATGTACCCAATGAAGAGTACATAAAACAGTTACGGGAAGACACGAGAGAAACTCTAATGAAAGATATCGATACATTGTTTGGTATATAA